The Streptomyces hundungensis genome contains the following window.
CCGCCGCGCCGTGCTCACCGATCAGCCGCAGCGCCGTCTCCACGATCAGCCCCTCGGACAGGACGGTGCCGCCCTTGGTGGGCCGCCGTCGGCGCCGCTCTCCGTCCGCCACGACTCGCTCGCTCATGGGCCGCACCCTACGAACCGGGCGCCCTTATGACAACAGCGTTGACGCAACCGTCGTACCCGGAGTTCGATGTGCCGCCATCGGGGCCGACGCGCCCCCTCGGTGAAGGAGCCCCTTGTGCGCACTCCCTACGGCAGTGACCCACCACCCGTTCTGCGCAAGAGCCTCGGCGTCGTCGACGGGGTCGCCATCGCCGCCTCCTCCACGGCGGCCACCACCAGCATCGGCATCGGACTCGGTGTCACCGCGAGCGCCGTCGGGCTGCATCTGCCGATCGTCATGCTGCTCGCGTTCCTCCCGATCCTGGGCATCGCGAGCGCCTACACCCGGCTCAACAAGGTCGAGCCCAACATGGGCAGCGGCTATGTGTGGGTGGGCCGTTCGCTCAGCCCCTGGCTCGGCTTCCTGACCGGCTGGATCGGCATCGTCTCGACCGTCGTCTTCCTCTCCTACACCACCGCCGTCACCGGCTCCGCCCTGCTCCAACTGGCGGGCGAGGCGGGCCTGGACACGCTCGGCGGGCTGCGGCTCGACCCCGACTCCACGGCCCAGTCCACCGCCATCGGCATCGTGGTCCTGATCGCCGTCACCTTCACCGCGGTCATCGGAACCCGCTCGGCCGCCACCCTCCAGAAGTGGCTGCTGGTCTTCGAGTACGCCGTGCTCCTCGGCTTCTGCGGGTACGGACTGATCGAGGGCCCCCACCCCTTCAGCCTCGACTGGCTGAACCCCTTCACCATCCCCTCCGGCCAGGCCCTCGCCCAGGGGCTGCTGCTCTCCGTCTTCTGCTACTGGGGCTTCGAGTCCACCTTCAGCGTGAACGAGGAGATCAAGGACCCCGAGGACGCCTCCAGAGCCGGACTCATCACCCTGTTCACCATGCTCGGACTGTTCCTGCTCGGCTCGTTCGCCTTCCAACGCGTGCTCTCCGTCGAGGAGTTGACCGGCCACGGCGCCCAGGGCCTCACCTTCTTCGGTGACCGGC
Protein-coding sequences here:
- a CDS encoding APC family permease — encoded protein: MCRHRGRRAPSVKEPLVRTPYGSDPPPVLRKSLGVVDGVAIAASSTAATTSIGIGLGVTASAVGLHLPIVMLLAFLPILGIASAYTRLNKVEPNMGSGYVWVGRSLSPWLGFLTGWIGIVSTVVFLSYTTAVTGSALLQLAGEAGLDTLGGLRLDPDSTAQSTAIGIVVLIAVTFTAVIGTRSAATLQKWLLVFEYAVLLGFCGYGLIEGPHPFSLDWLNPFTIPSGQALAQGLLLSVFCYWGFESTFSVNEEIKDPEDASRAGLITLFTMLGLFLLGSFAFQRVLSVEELTGHGAQGLTFFGDRLAGQPLAALPLVALTFSAVASLQSGVIPTVRGMFAMSRDRTLGPLWLKVSPRYGTPAAGTVAIGCAAAAIAVLSLLIPKVGDLILASVNAIGIVVSLYYALTALAAASRFRGALRDGVAEGARAVVIPALSALFLLGLGGYLAWTFYASADHFEVSPDNGWFMLLCPAVMVLSGVAAAAWAKWVRKSPYFVPGQPPPESQPAPPPGATPETA